In Ochrobactrum sp. Marseille-Q0166, a single genomic region encodes these proteins:
- a CDS encoding ActS/PrrB/RegB family redox-sensitive histidine kinase — MHAEFDNRASNLSRKPRLTTLVRLRWLAIAGQTATVMFVALYLQFNFAVGICFAMIACSAWLNLYLAFRFPTNHRLSPTAASIVLAFDILQLAGLLYLTGGVQNPFIILMVAPVIISATSLSVRHTLVLALLAVISTSFLMFYHKPLPWYPGETLTLPLLFVMGIWCAIVSALGFTGVYAYRIAEETRQLGDALAATELILQREQHLTALDGLAAAAAHELGTPLATITLVVKEMQRSYSKKPDSDPALIDDIALLQSQAARCREILLRLTSLSSENEEHMSRLPFSSLIEEVIEPHRNFGVVLNVSKVEGPKPEPVVRRNPGLLYGLGNLVENAVDFAQSEVNVTWGWTDNSVSVTIQDDGEGFKPEILDRIGEPYMSSRDASHNGGGGLGLGLFIAKTLLERSGAQINFKNRKNPGQGAEVKVIWSRSAFTVSN, encoded by the coding sequence ATTTGATAATCGGGCTTCAAATCTTTCACGAAAGCCGCGCCTGACCACATTGGTGCGTCTGCGCTGGCTGGCGATTGCAGGACAAACAGCGACCGTCATGTTTGTGGCGCTCTATCTGCAATTCAATTTCGCAGTCGGCATCTGTTTTGCGATGATTGCATGTTCAGCATGGCTCAATCTCTATCTGGCTTTTCGCTTCCCGACCAATCACCGTTTAAGCCCGACCGCCGCAAGTATCGTATTGGCGTTTGATATTCTGCAACTTGCAGGATTGCTGTATCTGACGGGTGGGGTACAGAATCCGTTCATTATTCTTATGGTTGCTCCGGTCATCATTTCGGCGACATCGCTGTCTGTACGCCACACATTGGTTCTCGCTCTGCTCGCCGTAATCAGCACATCATTTTTGATGTTTTATCATAAGCCGTTGCCTTGGTACCCGGGCGAAACGCTCACTCTGCCGCTGCTTTTTGTAATGGGGATCTGGTGCGCAATTGTTTCCGCTTTAGGCTTCACTGGTGTCTATGCTTATCGTATCGCAGAAGAAACGCGACAGCTTGGCGATGCGCTGGCCGCAACAGAACTGATTTTGCAGCGTGAGCAACATCTGACGGCGCTTGATGGTCTGGCAGCAGCAGCGGCTCACGAATTGGGCACGCCGCTTGCGACCATCACGCTGGTCGTCAAGGAAATGCAGCGCAGCTACTCGAAAAAGCCGGACAGCGATCCGGCACTGATTGATGACATTGCATTGCTGCAATCACAGGCCGCGCGATGCCGTGAAATTCTGCTACGCTTGACAAGCCTTTCTTCGGAAAATGAAGAACATATGTCTCGACTGCCGTTCTCATCGCTCATTGAGGAAGTCATCGAACCCCATCGCAATTTTGGTGTCGTACTCAATGTTTCCAAGGTTGAAGGTCCGAAGCCCGAGCCTGTCGTGCGCCGCAATCCCGGGCTTCTTTATGGTCTTGGCAATCTGGTGGAAAATGCCGTCGATTTTGCGCAGAGCGAAGTGAATGTCACATGGGGATGGACCGATAACAGCGTCAGCGTCACAATTCAGGACGATGGCGAAGGCTTCAAACCGGAAATTCTTGACCGAATCGGCGAGCCATATATGAGCAGTCGCGATGCTTCACATAATGGTGGCGGGGGTCTGGGGCTGGGACTTTTTATCGCAAAAACCCTGCTGGAACGCTCCGGCGCGCAAATTAATTTTAAAAATCGTAAGAATCCCGGCCAGGGTGCAGAAGTGAAAGTGATATGGTCGCGATCTGCATTTACCGTAAGTAACTGA